A single Patagioenas fasciata isolate bPatFas1 chromosome 16, bPatFas1.hap1, whole genome shotgun sequence DNA region contains:
- the NEURL2 gene encoding neuralized-like protein 2, translating to MAARCRLAARFHRVHGANVLLDASATRATRVRSFAHGLCFSQEPLAPGQPFLVEIEEKELGWCGHLRVGLTALDPQSLDVVPEYSLPDLVNMGDTWVFAITRSHNRVAVDREEPLAQGPPQELFPLIERLRIPRDTLVGRSRPGRYSHILDDLYKTNVLPATARRSRIGVLYVPQPDGTADMHILINGEDMGPSARRLPTTRPLYAVVDVFASTKSVRVIPVEYGFPSLQTLCRQVIQQHIVHRLAIDGLDLPLPLRSFCQHE from the exons ATGGCCGCCCGGTGCCGCCTCGCCGCTCGCTTTCACCGTGTCCATGGCGCCAACGTGCTCCTGGACGCCTCGGCCACACGGGCCACGCGTGTGCGGAGCTTCGCCCACGGGCTCTGCTTCAGCCAGGAGCCGCTGGCGCCCGGGCAGCCCTTCCTGGTGGAGATCGAGGAgaaggagctgggctggtgtggccACCTGCGCGTGGGGCTGACAGCCCTGGACCCCCAGAGCCTGGATGTGGTGCCCGAGTACTCGCTGCCAGACCTGGTCAACATGGGGGACACCTGGGTGTTCGCCATCACCCGCAGCCACAACCGTGTAGCTGTGGACAGGGAGGAGCCGTTGGCACAGGGCCCCCCCCAGGAGCTGTTCCCACTGATCGAGCGGCTGCGGATCCCCCGCGACACGCTGGTGGGGCGCAGCCGTCCTGGCCGCTACAGCCACATCCTGGATGACCTGTACAAGACAAACGTGCTGCCTGCGACCGCCCGGCGCAGCCGCATCGGCGTGCTGTATGTGCCACAACCTGATGGCACTGCTGACATGCACATCCTCATCAACGGGGAGGACATGGGGCCCAGCGCCCGGCGCCTGCCCACCACCCGCCCGCTCTACGCCGTGGTTGATGTCTTCGCCTCCACCAAGAGCGTCCGGGTCATCCCGGTGGAATATGGCT TCCCCTCCCTGCAGACCCTCTGCCGCCAGGTCATCCAGCAGCACATCGTCCACCGCCTGGCCATTGACGGCCTGGACCTGCCGCTGCCACTGCGGAGCTTCTGCCAACATGAGTGA
- the ZSWIM1 gene encoding LOW QUALITY PROTEIN: zinc finger SWIM domain-containing protein 1 (The sequence of the model RefSeq protein was modified relative to this genomic sequence to represent the inferred CDS: inserted 3 bases in 2 codons) — translation MVTQGLTRVFSRGLXLQSCVTTSAQHRRKCVSKSSPDAVMCSTPHPDHRAARATAQLSRHSPHSSTSLTAAQRPVTVLQSPPAAPHIPAAIQHQPRTPQSEPKSPQCLLDPSSAAKLGATDNLKGDSDINQRTEEYIKQCLHRAIARLCLSKFAVGQESVLLLSTREDAHHKILEGVHRMGLGSPSSCACHXSQVLQQPCQHVLAMLSVDLETLQPEMLSREQQKGCDVCEARQDSVDGLLVVLMSSWRESLHKSLVVSVLTGEEYKHRCGVLRELDWAPSRGAALGLGWVLREGCSSPHWHPGFPCAPLSLVAPSG, via the exons ATGGTCACCCAGGGGTTAACGCGGGTGTTCAGCCGtgggct tctgcagagctgcgtcACCACCTCGGCCCAGCACCGCCGAAAGTGCGTTTCCAAGAGCTCTCCTGATGCAGTGATGTGCTCCACTCCCCATCCTGATCACCGTGCTGCTCGG GCCACGGCACAGCTGTCCAGGCATTCcccccacagcagcaccagcctcACAGCTGCTCAGAGACCTGTGACTGTTCTCCAGAGTCCACCGGCAGCTCCTCACATCCCTGCAGCAATTCAGCATCAGCCCAGAACCCCCCAGAGTGAGCCCAAGAGCCCTCAGTGCCTGTTAGATCCTTCATCTGCAGCTAAACTGGGAGCCACAGACAACCTGAAGGGTGACAGTGACATTAACCAAAGGACTGAAGAATACATCAagcagtgtttgcacagagccATTGCCAGGCTGTGCCTGAGCAAGTTTGCTGTGGGTCAGGagtctgtgctgctgctcagcactAGGGAGGATGCTCACCACAAGATCCTGGAGGGTGTCCACAGGATGGGCCTTGGCAGCCCAAGCAGCTGTGCTTGCC TTAGCCAGGTTCTCCAGCAGCCCTGCCAGCATGTCTTGGCCATGTTGAGTGTGGACCTGGAGACTCTGCAGCCAGAGATgctcagcagagagcagcagaagGGGTGCGATGTTTGTGAGGCCAGGCAAGACAGTGTGGATGGCCTCTTGGTGGTCCTGATGAGCTCCTGGAGGGAGTCTTTGCATAAATCCCTGGTGGTGTCTGTCCTGACAGGGGAGGAGTATAAGCACAGGTGCGGGGTGCTGCGGGAGCTGGATTGGGCACCAAGTCGAGGTGCAGCTCTAGGGCTGGGCTGGGTGCTCAGGGAGGGCTGTTCTTCACCCCATTGGCATCCCGGCTTCCCCTGTGCTCCCCTCAGCCTTGTCGCTCCCTCAGGCTAG